The region TATGTAGCATGCATAATTATGCAGTGGGTATCAGTACCACGCATTTACATTCAGTATATAGTACGCATGTATGTAGTACGTAAAGGTGTAACTTTGTTGGAAACCTGGAAAATTGGAAGAAACCCCCAAAGTAATGTACAGACATGACTTGGCTTTACAGTAAATGGACATTGATCTTAAAGATTTGTGGTCTGCAGTATGTAGTATGCACCTACAGtgtaatttgcatttatatgtAGTTACTTCGGGATATACAGTGATGCTTAGTTCAAATGGTGTTTGTCACAGACAAAAATTTTTAGATTTAGTGCTAGAATAAAGTGAATTTTCAAAGGAAGATCATCAAAGGTAATAATTAATTACTACATAATTAATGTATACTTGATTAAAATCAATGTCTACATTTATTGTCATTATGCAAACTGTATCTTTTCCCCTCCAACCTAATTATTACAGTACTTTTGAATCCGTCTCTACAATGCAGAaatttggtttgatttgatttgtcaAGAAAGATTTgattaggccaaaactttactGCAAAATTTTCGGGGAACAATGTCCAGGCATCAGACAATGTATTCCTAACAATTTCATCTGttagctttctgtgatgtagcattTAAGGGCATTAAATGCTAAGGGcttctggttcctgtcaccatcactgtatATAATcctgactctaagtttctcttAAATGGCGTGTTTTACACTGAACCGCTTCGAATGACTTTTCTTATATCTTAATGACTTGGACAGaaattttaacaaaactgtAGAATTCCCCCTTAATGGAACGGGtgaccaaaaaataaaatgtacaaatgcattcgatcagtcaagacatgtttggtgcctggagttagtttttttttttttttgcttacttTTGCACTTTCcattaacaagtaatggaagtctgCATTGTATTTCTGCTGCTGCAAATGCAGTCATTCTTATAACCATTCCTATCACTCTGCCCATTTGGGTCTTTGTGAGTGGTGAGAAATAAGAAACAAATCAAATGATCAACAtgacaaaataatatttattaaaagaGGGTTTTTGATTCAAAGGGAGCACGAGTGATTGGTTATTGGCTCAAATCTACATAAAAACTTAGAGTCTTCAATACTGAACTAACAAACAAATTTTCTTCTAGGCCTTCTCGATTGCACTCAAGAACTACTATTCAGGTGTGGAAAAGATAGAGTGCCTTAATACAGCGTTCTATACCATTTCAACTAAACTGGATTtataacaattttatttataaaaaaggaaaaaaaaaagtcaacaaaaatattcaaaacacACCAAACTAGATCTAGTATTGCTTAAAAAGAGATGTAGCTCAGAGGGAGTGCACAAATATGGAgagtaaaacaacaaaaaagcaagCTCTGTACATCACACAGCCAAACTTGCACCGCTGAGAATTCGTACtcatgatttttctttttttctttttgatcgtcaaaaaaaaaaaaaaaaagtacaaagtccTCATGACACCTCCTCTCCATTCCAAggcaaaactgaaaagaaacaaatgcGAATTATTTTGGCTTACAAGAGTCCATCCAGTGTCCCGCTCTAAACTCGTGAggatgaaaataagttaaaaaaattctttgagtggtttttcaaaaaaaaaaaaagaaaaaaaagtagcaatagagaaagaaacagaaagaaagagacagacactgTGTATGTTCTGTTCATCCTGCCATGCAAGTTCACCAAAGCCAGCCAACCAGTGACTGAGAGACTGTGCCTTTGTGTCTGAGAGTGCGCGCTTTTCTTTCAGCCCCTTCGTTTGCTGCCGGTATTCAGGGAAAAGGGTTAAGTGAATACTGGTCGTGTCTGAAAGTCAGCAATAGGAACCATTCATGGTCACTTGTTTCACAGGAACACAGGAAGCAGGAACACCAGGAAAACTCCACAAACTGCAGTCCAGTTGCCATGTCATGTGCCATGGACACTTTTGAAACCCACTCTCAGTGCGTCTAGGTGGTACGCTCCTGTTCGTCCACCTCCTGTTTGGTTCTTCTTAGATTGCTTTTCACTTTAACAAACTCAGGCGTgttctcctgctcctcctcaATCTTCTgctgctccagctccagctagagacaaagagagagacacacgtTATAGTCCATGTATGTGCCATGTTTCATACGATACTCTGTACCATGGAGTACAGAAGGGACAGGGCTCCCTGGGCTGAAGCCCAACTTGTTACTTTTTCATGAGCCAAATCAATTTTTCTTGCCTTTGAATCCAGATCTATGCCACACATATGTTCATGGTATGAATTTTTTATCCTATTATTATCCATTCTATTACACAGGAAAAGTGGAGCCAAGTGCGACTGACAGGCTTGCCTGTATCAAAATCAactcaataaaaataaactttatttgaattatgcttctttatttttacaaattaaCCACCTTCctcatataaaaacaaacaaggaaAAAGAGAATTTCATACACTCAATATTTATTTGAACatatgtacactcttaaaaatgaaggctCCTAAACAGATCCTGGTTTGGATGTATGGTTTTAGGAaattatattcatttaaatagATCCTTTATTTTTCCAGGTTCATAATAACCctttcaaaatgtctttaaaaagcAATTTCAGCCTGTTTTAGAAGAAGATCTTCAGCTCCGCCTTGAATTGTAATATTAAATTTTAGTCATATTTTGAATTAAACTACTCTTTATATAATAAAGAGATAAGCTACtttatattcataaaaatatctGATAAGTCCAGTGGAATGAGGCCTGCAGAAAGGGGctaagcatgattcatcatctCATTTAAAGGACAAAACTGTGTAATGGCCTTTGCTAGCCTTAAAATAtagttttgattacatcactcTGCACTGGGGCAGACCATCACAAAAACACGTTCCCACCAGTTGCAACTAAAGAGAAACCAAACTAAAGAGAAGTTTGATTGGTCTGCACTAAACAGGGTAAGTATGAAAGCAGCCTTAATCTTGTGTGAAGAGTAGATATTTATGAGAGTATGTATTCATGAGCACCTGTTCAAGTTTCTGCTGTCTCTTCAGGAGCTCAATCTCCAAATCTGATCGCTTCTTATGAGCCTCTTGCTCTTCCTTCTGAGCCTTCAGCACCtgatctctcttcctcttctccatcACCTTCTGCAGCTCAGGTTTATTCTGAGGAGCCAGGCCTCTGTGGGAAAGAAACACGTGAAGAGCGGGGAAAAACATCAGATCCTTTGAAACACAGGATCCTTTCGAACATATGAGCTATGGTCACAGATTAGGCCAAACAAAAAGGCAGAGGCCTAATGGCCATCGCAGCAATGTGATGTTGGGtaaaatgagtttgtgtgtgagaaagtaaatcagattgtCATTGCTGCCAACACAGCAGAGCCACAATCCCTTAAGCATCACCATGGTGACGCCATTGCAGGAACCGTTTAACTCTGTGATTTAGATCAGGGAACAGGCTGAGTCAGAGAGGGAATATTAATTCACAGAGACTTACGTAATGCGTGCCCTTATAAAAAGCCTGACTGTCCCACATCATCTAATCTCAGGATGTTTGCATGGGATTGAGAGACTAGGGACTAAATGATAACACAGCAGCGCTCTAGTTTCAAAGCATACAGAGCTGACCCTCTTTTACTGCCAAACACTGACAGCTTCACCAGACCTATAAAATGCCTGAAATGAAACAGTCTGCGTGCTTGTGTGCAGAACAGCTGCAAAGTTGTCTGAATGTACCAAGACACATAGATCTAACAGAAACTAACTATACTGGTTGAAAAATAAGCATAAATCATTTCTTATAAACAGCTGAATTGAAAACCTTCATATTGTCCCCATCATATCAAAGCTTCATaactctttttttgtttatactgTCTTTTGAAAACCATGTGAACATTGCATGACCAAAATACCAACAGAATTAAAATAATCTTGCTACATTAACATATTCTAAAGTTAAGAACTTCCATTAAGCATTTAGCATTTTCCAGACACAAGGGTTTGCTATAACTCTGGCTTGCCAAAGCATCCGACAGGCACTGCCTTTGGAAATGGTCTGAAATGAGCAAACGCACACGAATGGAAACAAAATCACAGCTTTTGGCTTTCAGAAAGAAAATCTGACAAGGCTGAAGAGGCCAGGGAATAGTGAAGAATGGCTGAAATGAGATGCTCTTAGTGTTTGGGTTGTGGTTACATAACAACGTGGCTCTGTATCTGAGGTGAGGAATGGAAAAAGTCTAACATGaaacatctacactcactgcAGACCAGGACAAACAGAATTCCAGATTCCGATTTTCCCCAACCCAGGCTCCAGATGAGCTAAACTAAGTGGACATGTTCCTTTGTGATTTGTGGATCAGTGCTTCCAAAGCACAAGCAGTAAGCCacaaaaagtacatttaaaggtGCATTCCAGTCAGaaactagagtttaatatgCTAGTTGTCATGATAGTTCAGTATCATAACTTTTAgctttgacagaattcacaactTTCTATCAGTTTTGGGTTTTTGTTCACtgatgttctctcactacagtacccagcatgcattacacgaACACATCATACAACCTTTTGGAATCCCAGTGGGGTCAACCGATCTTTTCTGTCGTTTGAGAAATCCATTATTTTCATTGTAATGATTTGAAGACTAACTTTATGGCTGTAAAAAGTTATTAAGTCCTTTTGCCTTCACTATCTAatagagagggggaaaaaaaagcacatcaaAACAGCCTGTcctaaaaaaaacaccccatAACATGTTGCAGTTTCCAAAAGTTCCTCCCGccttcaaaatacatcatcagaaggattttcctagtctttaagcTGGAAAACATGGCTCTTTGAGACTATAGTGGGACAGCTGTAGGAGGTGAGTAGTCTAGTTTACAGATATAGCCATATTTACATTTGGCAGAGCATCATTTTAAGGTTTAGGTCTTTATGCAGGTCCTAGGTAAGGGTATTTGGCAAGAGATCATAGATCGTACAGCATGTAATTCTCACATACACTCTGATTGCATTTTGAGGGGAGAAGTTAATCTATCAACAGTGATGTATTTTGCAACATACCTCCTGGTTATTGATTAAAGCGGTCCTATAAAAAAATGTGTCGTCAAATGACTTTTGCTCTGTCTTCTAACCTACCAGGAACATACAGGTGTTTTCCTGTCACACCCCTCCTTCAGCTTTCAAGACATAAAGCACTTTAGACATAGTTGCATTAGTATTGGGGAATATAGTTTTTATAGATGGTCTTTAAGGCAAGTTTGATAACAGCATGTTAGAGAAAATAACAACATTAAATGAGTTTAGCTATACGACAAAAATCCATTCTGCTTAAGAGAGCTTGCAGCTCAAGGACACTTAGCCATTGCAAGGACTTGTGAagttccaacagcagcacacatgatttaacataataaaagtactgattaaaagaagaagaagaaaaaaaacaaaacaagtatTGTATGATacctacaaataatactgggcttcctcgagaaAGGATAATATTAAGCTCAAATAAGTGCTCAGATCAACAGCTAATtctaattttctcaggtgcctaaaatTTTAGAGTACTGTATAAATGCAGAGTGTAATGATGTGCACAGTCCATGTATTGATTTGATTAACAAAAGTAATTCCAAtaacaattataataaaattagtATACATAATACATTCATAATTCAACAGTGAAAAATTCATTAAAACGGACTGATATATATTGATAACTTCAATACTTTGTGCATTACACATGATCAATAGTCACTACAACAATTACTACTGTCTTTAGAGTAAAACATTAATGGTCTTGGTGTCAGTCACCGCAACATTCAGACAACAAGTAACTACAAGAGAAATGCATGAAATGGAGAAAGTACAAACGCTCACATagaatgacctaaaacaagacACTGTATGTGATCTCTGGGATGGCTACACAGATAATAACACAGGCCCTTCAAATCCCCACATTGCCTGAACAAAAAGTACCTACATTCAA is a window of Pygocentrus nattereri isolate fPygNat1 chromosome 7, fPygNat1.pri, whole genome shotgun sequence DNA encoding:
- the fam107b gene encoding protein FAM107B isoform X1, with the translated sequence MATMFRYPVFRYPVLPGLEQSELPERLPRVRSIMAEPDYMDGDCDELIKPKKLINPVKTSRNHQDLHRELLMNQKRGLAPQNKPELQKVMEKRKRDQVLKAQKEEQEAHKKRSDLEIELLKRQQKLEQLELEQQKIEEEQENTPEFVKVKSNLRRTKQEVDEQERTT
- the fam107b gene encoding protein FAM107B isoform X2; the protein is MAEPDYMDGDCDELIKPKKLINPVKTSRNHQDLHRELLMNQKRGLAPQNKPELQKVMEKRKRDQVLKAQKEEQEAHKKRSDLEIELLKRQQKLEQLELEQQKIEEEQENTPEFVKVKSNLRRTKQEVDEQERTT